Proteins encoded by one window of Enterobacter hormaechei subsp. xiangfangensis:
- the yvcK gene encoding uridine diphosphate-N-acetylglucosamine-binding protein YvcK, with product MRNRTFADLDRVVALGGGHGLGRVMSSLSSLGSRLTGIVTTTDNGGSTGRIRRAEGGIAWGDMRNCLNQLITEPSVASAMFEYRFGGNGELSGHNLGNLMLKALDHLSVRPLEAINLIRNLLKVDAFLIPMSEQPVDLMAIDADDHEVYGEVNIDQLLLPPKELMTYPSVPATREAVEAIGEADLILIGPGSFYTSLMPILLVKELAQALRRTPAPMVYIGNLGRELSPAAASLSLADKLDLMEQYVGKKIIDGVVVGPKVDVSGIGDRVVVQEPLEASDIKYRHDRHLLREALEKAIQALG from the coding sequence ATGCGCAATCGCACTTTTGCGGATCTGGACCGCGTGGTCGCTCTTGGCGGAGGTCACGGGCTGGGACGGGTTATGTCGTCGTTATCGTCACTGGGCTCACGCCTGACGGGCATCGTGACAACAACGGACAACGGCGGCTCAACCGGGCGGATCCGACGTGCTGAAGGCGGGATAGCCTGGGGCGACATGCGCAACTGCCTCAACCAGCTCATCACTGAGCCAAGCGTGGCCTCGGCGATGTTTGAGTACCGTTTTGGCGGGAATGGCGAACTTTCAGGCCATAACCTTGGAAATCTGATGTTAAAGGCGCTGGATCACCTGAGCGTGCGCCCTCTGGAAGCGATCAATTTAATTCGTAACCTGCTAAAAGTGGATGCGTTCCTGATCCCAATGTCCGAACAGCCGGTAGATTTGATGGCGATCGATGCTGACGATCACGAAGTGTATGGTGAAGTGAATATCGACCAGCTTCTTCTGCCGCCAAAAGAGCTGATGACCTACCCCAGCGTACCCGCAACGCGTGAAGCGGTAGAAGCGATTGGCGAGGCCGATCTGATCCTGATTGGGCCGGGAAGTTTTTACACCAGCCTGATGCCGATCCTGCTGGTGAAAGAGCTGGCGCAGGCGCTGCGCAGAACGCCTGCGCCCATGGTCTATATCGGTAATTTAGGCCGCGAACTCAGCCCGGCGGCGGCAAGCCTGTCGCTGGCGGATAAGCTGGACCTGATGGAACAGTACGTTGGTAAGAAAATTATCGATGGTGTCGTGGTCGGACCGAAAGTGGATGTATCAGGGATTGGCGATCGCGTGGTGGTACAGGAGCCGCTGGAAGCCAGCGATATTAAATATCGCCACGACCGCCATCTGCTACGCGAGGCGCTGGAGAAGGCGATTCAGGCATTAGGTTAG
- the moaA gene encoding GTP 3',8-cyclase MoaA, giving the protein MASQLTDAFARKFYYLRLSITDVCNFRCTYCLPDGYKPGSVTNNGFLSVDEVRRVTRAFSELGTEKVRLTGGEPSLRRDFPDIIAAVRENERIRQIAVTTNGYRMARDVAYWRDAGLTAINVSVDSLDARQFHAITGQDKFRQVMDGIDAAFTAGFEKVKVNTVLMRDVNHHQLDTFLAWIKSRPIQLRFIELMETGEGSELFRRHHISGMVLRDELLKRGWIHQIRQRSDGPAQVFCHPDYEGEIGLIMPYEKDFCASCNRLRVSSVGKLHLCLFGDGGVDLRDLLEDDAQQDALEARISEALTHKKQTHFLHQGNTGITQNLSYIGG; this is encoded by the coding sequence ATGGCTTCACAACTTACTGATGCTTTCGCGCGTAAGTTTTACTACTTGCGTCTGTCGATTACCGATGTGTGCAACTTCCGTTGCACCTACTGCCTGCCCGATGGCTACAAGCCGGGCAGCGTCACCAATAATGGCTTTCTCTCCGTGGATGAAGTACGCCGCGTTACGCGTGCGTTCTCGGAACTCGGCACGGAAAAAGTGCGTCTTACCGGGGGAGAGCCCTCCCTGCGTCGTGATTTCCCTGACATTATTGCCGCCGTGCGTGAAAACGAACGTATCCGCCAGATCGCGGTGACCACCAACGGTTACCGCATGGCGCGTGACGTGGCGTACTGGCGCGATGCGGGGCTGACGGCGATCAACGTCAGCGTGGACAGCCTTGATGCCCGGCAGTTTCACGCCATTACCGGTCAGGACAAGTTCCGCCAGGTGATGGACGGCATCGATGCGGCGTTTACCGCCGGGTTCGAAAAAGTCAAAGTCAACACGGTGCTGATGCGCGACGTAAACCACCATCAGTTGGACACCTTCCTGGCGTGGATTAAATCCCGTCCCATTCAACTGCGTTTTATCGAGCTGATGGAAACGGGCGAGGGCAGCGAGCTGTTCCGCCGTCACCATATTTCCGGCATGGTGTTGCGCGACGAGCTGCTGAAACGCGGCTGGATCCATCAGATCCGCCAGCGCAGCGATGGCCCGGCGCAGGTTTTTTGTCATCCGGATTATGAAGGCGAAATCGGCCTGATCATGCCCTATGAAAAAGACTTCTGTGCCAGCTGCAACCGCCTGCGTGTCTCCTCCGTTGGCAAGCTCCATCTTTGCCTGTTCGGGGATGGCGGCGTCGATCTGCGCGATTTGCTGGAAGATGACGCTCAACAGGACGCGCTTGAAGCACGCATTTCCGAGGCGCTGACGCACAAAAAGCAGACCCATTTCCTGCATCAGGGCAACACCGGCATTACTCAGAACCTGTCCTATATCGGCGGGTAA
- the moaB gene encoding molybdenum cofactor biosynthesis protein B: MNQVSAEFIPTRIAILTVSERRGEEDDTSGHWLREAAHEAGHQIVDKAIVKENRYAIRAQVSQWIANDDVQVVLITGGTGFTAGDQAPEALLPLFDREVEGFGEVFRMLSFEEIGTSTLQSRAVAGVANKTLIFAMPGSTKACRTAWENIIAPQLDARTRPCNFHPHLKK, translated from the coding sequence ATGAATCAAGTAAGCGCGGAATTTATCCCGACACGCATTGCTATTCTTACCGTTTCCGAACGTCGTGGTGAAGAGGATGATACCTCCGGCCACTGGCTGCGCGAGGCGGCACACGAAGCCGGACACCAGATTGTTGATAAAGCGATCGTCAAAGAAAACCGTTACGCCATTCGCGCTCAGGTCTCACAGTGGATTGCGAACGATGACGTCCAGGTGGTGCTGATCACTGGCGGCACCGGCTTTACCGCAGGCGACCAGGCGCCGGAAGCGCTGCTCCCGCTGTTCGATCGCGAAGTGGAAGGCTTCGGCGAAGTGTTCCGCATGCTCTCGTTTGAAGAGATTGGTACCTCTACGCTTCAGTCCCGTGCTGTCGCGGGGGTGGCGAACAAGACGCTGATCTTCGCCATGCCGGGGTCGACCAAAGCCTGCCGCACCGCGTGGGAAAACATTATTGCCCCGCAGCTGGATGCCCGTACCCGTCCGTGTAACTTCCATCCCCATTTAAAGAAATAA